In Methanosarcina siciliae T4/M, one genomic interval encodes:
- the lonB gene encoding ATP-dependent protease LonB: MVYNNNQNIDGSSENMDRQANEVVEKSAPKLDTSAADQIQDEPAHQIQDEPAHQIQDEPAHQIQDEPAHQIQDEPAHQIQDEPAHQIQDEPTHESTQVMAESELSEEIDEDMDIGFQFENTSNIEVPKLLIDQVLGQEHAVEVVRKAASQRRHIMMIGTPGTGKSLLAKAMAELLPKEELKDILVYPNLEDLNNPKIREVPAGKGREIVMAHKMEARKKAQARNMLMMLFVVGIIIYSYFVAQLLWGIIAGIMILMLTRQFLPKEEMMIPKLAVSNYDKEHAPYVDATGAHAGALLGDVRHDPFQSGGLETPAHDRVEAGDIHKAHKGVLFIDEINTLRLESQQSLLTALQEKEYPITGQSERSSGALVKTEPVPCDFIMVSAGNLDAVQKMHPALRSRIKGYGYEVYMRDSMADSPENRKKLVRFVAQEVVRDGHIPHFDEGAVEEVIREARRRAGRKGHLTLKLRDLGGLVRVAGDIAHSEGAPITTAEHVLSAKRIARSIEQQLADSYLEQRKEYESFLRKGSAVGRVNGLAVMGGDSGIVLPIVSEVTPALSGAEGRIIATGKLKAIAKEAVQNVSAVIKNMTGTDISRHDVHIQFVGTYEGVEGDSASVSIATAVISAIERIPVDQTVAMTGSLSVRGDVLPVGGVTYKIEAAAQAGLKKVIIPKANEADVLVEKAYREKIQIIPVSSIAEVMEHSLVGPRKNTIIEKLKNITKLSFDIPEVTPASVQAMNLFGCRN, translated from the coding sequence ATGGTGTATAACAATAATCAGAACATAGACGGGTCTTCAGAGAATATGGACAGGCAAGCCAATGAAGTAGTGGAGAAGTCTGCTCCGAAGTTAGACACGTCTGCGGCCGACCAGATACAGGATGAGCCTGCTCATCAGATACAGGATGAGCCTGCCCATCAGATACAGGATGAGCCTGCTCATCAGATACAGGATGAGCCTGCCCATCAGATACAGGATGAGCCTGCCCATCAGATACAGGATGAGCCTGCTCATCAGATACAGGATGAGCCTACTCATGAGTCTACTCAGGTCATGGCCGAGTCTGAGTTAAGTGAAGAAATAGATGAAGATATGGACATCGGCTTCCAGTTTGAAAACACTTCGAACATCGAGGTCCCAAAACTCCTTATTGACCAGGTTCTGGGGCAGGAACATGCCGTGGAAGTGGTAAGGAAGGCCGCCAGTCAGAGGCGGCACATCATGATGATAGGGACTCCGGGTACGGGAAAGTCCCTGCTTGCAAAGGCAATGGCAGAACTTCTTCCTAAAGAAGAGCTCAAGGATATCCTTGTATATCCTAACCTGGAAGACCTTAACAATCCCAAGATAAGAGAGGTTCCCGCCGGGAAGGGCCGAGAAATTGTCATGGCTCACAAGATGGAGGCAAGAAAGAAAGCCCAGGCCCGGAACATGCTTATGATGCTCTTTGTTGTAGGTATTATCATCTATTCTTACTTCGTCGCCCAACTGCTCTGGGGTATCATTGCAGGCATTATGATTCTCATGTTAACCCGCCAGTTCCTGCCCAAAGAGGAAATGATGATTCCGAAGTTGGCGGTTTCAAATTATGATAAGGAGCACGCCCCGTACGTCGATGCAACCGGAGCCCATGCAGGCGCTCTGCTTGGAGATGTCAGGCACGACCCCTTCCAGTCCGGAGGACTTGAGACTCCTGCCCACGATAGGGTAGAAGCCGGGGATATCCACAAAGCCCACAAGGGTGTGCTTTTCATTGACGAAATCAATACTCTGAGACTTGAGTCACAGCAGAGCCTCCTGACTGCACTTCAGGAAAAAGAATACCCGATTACCGGCCAGTCCGAGAGAAGCTCGGGGGCTCTTGTTAAGACCGAGCCTGTGCCCTGTGATTTTATCATGGTCTCAGCAGGGAACCTGGATGCCGTGCAGAAAATGCACCCTGCACTCAGGTCGAGGATAAAAGGCTACGGTTACGAAGTCTACATGCGAGATTCCATGGCAGACTCTCCCGAAAACCGGAAGAAACTGGTCCGCTTCGTTGCCCAGGAAGTCGTCAGGGACGGGCATATTCCTCACTTTGACGAAGGGGCAGTAGAAGAAGTAATCAGGGAGGCCAGAAGGCGTGCGGGCAGGAAAGGTCACCTTACCCTGAAGCTCCGTGATCTTGGCGGGCTTGTGCGTGTGGCAGGAGATATCGCTCACTCCGAAGGGGCTCCGATCACAACTGCCGAGCATGTGCTTTCAGCAAAGAGGATCGCAAGGTCTATCGAACAGCAGCTTGCAGACAGCTACCTCGAACAGCGTAAGGAATACGAGTCCTTCCTGAGGAAAGGTTCGGCTGTAGGCAGAGTCAACGGACTTGCAGTCATGGGTGGAGATTCGGGAATCGTACTCCCCATTGTCTCCGAAGTTACGCCTGCACTCTCAGGAGCCGAAGGCCGGATCATTGCAACCGGGAAACTCAAGGCCATTGCAAAGGAAGCCGTGCAGAACGTATCCGCAGTGATAAAGAACATGACAGGTACTGACATTTCCCGTCACGATGTCCACATCCAGTTCGTGGGGACATATGAAGGTGTGGAAGGGGACAGTGCATCGGTTTCAATAGCAACTGCCGTAATCTCTGCTATTGAAAGGATCCCTGTGGACCAGACTGTTGCAATGACGGGCTCGCTTTCCGTCAGGGGAGATGTCCTGCCGGTTGGCGGGGTCACCTACAAGATAGAAGCTGCAGCCCAGGCCGGATTGAAAAAAGTCATTATACCAAAAGCCAACGAGGCAGACGTTCTTGTTGAAAAGGCATACAGGGAAAAGATCCAGATCATTCCTGTTTCCTCAATTGCGGAAGTAATGGAACACAGCCTTGTGGGTCCCAGGAAGAACACAATTATCGAAAAACTCAAAAATATTACAAAACTAAGTTTCGATATCCCGGAAGTTACACCCGCTTCCGTACAGGCTATGAACCTTTTCGGGTGCAGGAACTGA
- a CDS encoding TldD/PmbA family protein, translating into MNSIMQDIKFYDCRVIEGSSTSIILDNGKIEEISRNFTKGAGVRALCGGSWGYTAVEGDIDLKHGVDVASKLAFSMNASTPKEEVELAAINPPGVKDLPEIRIDPRDIAIEEKVNLLKSIEEHAKIAGVHSTKVMYLESEFKVQYRSSEGLECEYELLNVGFAVSAVASENGVYQAGRESRFGYGYELFEKENVLELAGKAGKTAVELLKAKTPKGGEMPVVLDQELAGVFAHEAVGHASEADLVLEGDSILENRIGEQIASPLVTIIDDPTLHEFGYYPFDAEGSESKRTEIIRDGVFNSYLHSRETAAKLGGTPGNCRAQGYSMPVVRMSNTFIDNGDSIFEEMLEEVRDGMYLVGSRGGQVNTGEGIFQFNAEKGYLIRNGELTGLVRDVSLSGKTLEILNHVTLVGNDLKMTAGRCGKAGQLVPVSDGSPHIAISKALVGGA; encoded by the coding sequence ATGAATAGTATTATGCAGGACATTAAATTTTATGACTGCAGGGTGATAGAGGGCAGTTCCACTTCTATCATTCTGGATAACGGAAAGATCGAAGAAATATCCAGAAACTTCACAAAGGGGGCCGGAGTAAGAGCCCTTTGCGGGGGTTCCTGGGGTTATACGGCTGTTGAAGGGGATATAGACCTCAAACACGGGGTCGATGTTGCCTCAAAACTTGCTTTTTCTATGAATGCGAGCACCCCTAAAGAAGAAGTCGAACTTGCAGCCATAAATCCTCCCGGTGTAAAAGATCTTCCTGAAATAAGGATTGACCCGAGAGATATTGCAATTGAAGAAAAAGTAAACCTTTTAAAGAGTATTGAGGAACATGCAAAGATTGCAGGCGTTCACAGTACCAAGGTAATGTATCTCGAATCAGAATTCAAAGTCCAGTACCGGAGTTCCGAAGGGCTGGAATGCGAATATGAACTTTTGAATGTCGGTTTTGCAGTTTCTGCGGTTGCTTCGGAAAACGGCGTCTACCAGGCAGGTAGGGAGAGCCGTTTCGGATACGGTTATGAGCTTTTTGAGAAAGAAAATGTTCTCGAACTTGCAGGAAAAGCAGGAAAGACCGCAGTTGAGCTCCTGAAGGCTAAGACCCCTAAAGGCGGAGAAATGCCTGTGGTGCTTGACCAGGAGCTGGCAGGAGTCTTTGCTCATGAAGCCGTAGGACATGCTTCGGAAGCAGACCTGGTGCTTGAAGGGGACTCTATTCTTGAAAACAGAATAGGAGAACAGATAGCATCCCCACTTGTCACGATCATTGATGACCCTACTCTGCATGAGTTCGGGTATTATCCCTTTGATGCCGAAGGTTCCGAATCGAAAAGGACCGAGATCATCAGGGACGGAGTTTTTAACTCCTATCTCCACTCCCGCGAAACTGCAGCCAAACTCGGCGGTACTCCCGGAAACTGCAGGGCACAGGGTTATTCCATGCCTGTTGTCAGGATGAGCAATACCTTCATCGACAACGGGGATTCCATATTTGAAGAGATGCTGGAAGAAGTCAGGGACGGTATGTACCTTGTAGGGTCAAGGGGCGGGCAGGTAAATACCGGAGAAGGTATCTTTCAGTTCAATGCCGAAAAAGGGTACCTTATAAGGAATGGAGAGCTTACCGGGCTTGTAAGGGATGTTTCTCTCTCCGGCAAGACCCTTGAGATCCTCAACCATGTAACCCTTGTGGGCAATGACCTGAAAATGACCGCCGGAAGATGCGGAAAAGCCGGGCAGCTTGTCCCCGTATCGGACGGTTCTCCTCATATTGCAATCTCAAAAGCCCTTGTAGGAGGTGCCTGA
- a CDS encoding TldD/PmbA family protein, with the protein MYELAKKALKLAEEAGAEEAEIYYFSNHSTGVNFKKDSLENAKDRFSEGLGIRAIVNGAVGFASTNSARELENAVKIAVAEARVRENDPDWVSLPSNGKYPEVSGIFDKKVEALELEECIGYAVELVDGTKAIPGTLPTSGGFTRSRSRRLILNTNGIEVEEKSTAVSGFVDVITINGDTSTAYDFAVSRSLDIDFFALGKNASDLALKSREGIKIEPQKTDVIFHPFAFSDILDDALAPSLDADNVQKGRSGLIDKLGEEVAVPELCLYDDGLVEAGIETAASDDEGVPSQHTTVIKNGVLETYLYDSYTAGKAGVKSTGNGSRSSYTSPPSVGLRNFVIDYPQEDIIANTASGIFVTTIIGAHTANSISGDFSVEARNAFTIKDGALDKPIKSLMISGNAFELLKNITGAGFDIRKVGGIITPSIRVSGMSVIG; encoded by the coding sequence GTGTACGAGCTTGCAAAAAAAGCCCTGAAACTGGCAGAAGAAGCGGGGGCTGAAGAAGCTGAAATTTATTATTTCTCAAACCACTCCACTGGTGTCAATTTCAAAAAGGATTCCCTTGAGAACGCTAAAGACCGTTTTTCGGAAGGACTGGGAATCCGTGCCATTGTAAACGGTGCGGTGGGTTTTGCCAGCACCAACTCTGCAAGGGAACTCGAGAACGCCGTAAAGATTGCGGTTGCAGAAGCTCGGGTCCGGGAAAATGATCCGGACTGGGTATCGCTCCCTTCCAACGGGAAGTACCCTGAAGTCTCAGGCATCTTCGACAAAAAGGTCGAGGCTCTTGAACTTGAAGAGTGTATTGGCTATGCCGTAGAACTCGTTGACGGGACAAAAGCGATACCCGGTACGCTTCCTACTTCCGGAGGCTTTACCCGCTCAAGGAGCAGGCGTTTGATCCTGAACACAAACGGAATAGAAGTTGAAGAAAAATCAACGGCAGTATCCGGTTTTGTAGATGTGATTACCATAAACGGGGACACCTCAACAGCCTATGACTTCGCTGTTTCCCGCTCCCTTGATATTGACTTTTTTGCTCTCGGAAAAAATGCTTCCGACCTTGCACTGAAGTCCAGGGAAGGAATAAAAATCGAGCCGCAGAAAACCGATGTTATCTTTCATCCGTTTGCCTTTTCGGACATCCTCGATGATGCCCTTGCCCCTTCGCTTGATGCGGACAACGTGCAGAAAGGAAGGTCGGGACTGATCGATAAACTCGGAGAAGAAGTGGCTGTTCCGGAACTGTGCCTTTACGATGACGGGCTGGTTGAAGCAGGCATAGAGACCGCGGCTTCGGACGATGAAGGCGTTCCTTCGCAGCATACCACTGTCATTAAAAACGGTGTGCTTGAAACCTATCTCTATGACAGCTATACCGCAGGAAAAGCCGGTGTGAAGAGCACAGGCAACGGCTCAAGGTCCTCCTATACAAGCCCCCCCTCAGTAGGGCTCAGGAATTTCGTTATCGACTACCCTCAGGAAGACATTATTGCAAATACTGCCTCCGGGATTTTCGTAACCACGATCATCGGGGCCCATACCGCAAACTCAATCTCCGGGGACTTTTCCGTGGAAGCCCGAAACGCTTTCACAATCAAGGACGGAGCCCTGGACAAACCCATAAAATCCCTCATGATTTCGGGCAACGCCTTCGAACTCCTGAAGAACATCACAGGCGCAGGCTTTGATATAAGGAAAGTCGGAGGCATAATCACACCTTCAATCCGGGTTTCCGGCATGAGTGTAATAGGGTAA
- a CDS encoding universal stress protein, which translates to MREGTYKKIMVATDGSVLVKKAVDMAIGISMLSRAKLYAVYVLVPMTHPVRGFGWEQAAIDHFRKEGETATLSVKKAAKASGVEVEPVLLEGHPADKIIEFAEQNDIEMIVVGTLGKTGIDRFLLGSVAENVVRHSKIPVLVVRGEVPEE; encoded by the coding sequence ATGAGAGAAGGAACTTATAAGAAAATAATGGTTGCAACCGATGGTTCGGTCCTCGTCAAAAAAGCTGTTGATATGGCGATTGGAATTTCAATGCTTAGCAGAGCTAAACTTTACGCTGTATATGTGTTAGTCCCGATGACCCATCCTGTAAGGGGTTTTGGATGGGAACAGGCTGCAATAGACCATTTCAGAAAGGAAGGAGAGACAGCTACACTTTCTGTGAAGAAAGCTGCTAAAGCTTCCGGAGTGGAAGTGGAACCCGTACTGCTTGAAGGACACCCCGCAGATAAAATAATAGAATTTGCGGAACAGAACGACATTGAAATGATCGTAGTTGGGACCCTTGGGAAAACCGGAATTGACAGGTTCTTGCTCGGGAGCGTAGCTGAAAACGTTGTGAGGCATTCAAAAATACCTGTACTCGTGGTCAGAGGTGAGGTCCCGGAGGAATAA
- a CDS encoding nucleoside recognition domain-containing protein: MIELFLSVLDFALPILVMIFVGLVGTSVLVELGLMQKISKLVSPIFAYTNLPETCASAFVVAIGSAVAANSMLFQAKKENCLNDREVVLCSMMNATPAYFRELFTYQIPIVLPALGLIVGGFYSLVFVVTAVFKILVIAVASKLFLEGDSCKAPETRNTEKVPLKTALKRAFKKEFRVFLKIAGVYLLATTIIFVLQEHGAFEIFSVLPLAELFKIPPETIVPLTSYVASPILGISLLGPMIHSGEITNVQAMIVLMLGSMFMLPIFAVRSQLPRKVAIFGTRLGTQIVAYSMAISMFVRLVVLLLLLGMAS, translated from the coding sequence ATGATAGAACTTTTTCTCAGTGTACTGGATTTTGCTCTCCCGATACTTGTAATGATTTTTGTGGGGCTTGTAGGTACCAGCGTACTTGTGGAACTCGGCCTTATGCAGAAAATCTCAAAACTTGTGAGCCCTATTTTTGCCTATACGAACCTGCCAGAAACCTGTGCTTCAGCCTTCGTTGTGGCAATCGGGTCTGCTGTTGCTGCAAACAGCATGCTTTTTCAGGCAAAAAAGGAAAACTGCCTTAACGACAGAGAGGTCGTGCTCTGTTCAATGATGAACGCAACCCCTGCCTACTTTCGTGAACTTTTCACCTACCAGATCCCTATAGTACTACCTGCACTCGGGCTCATTGTCGGGGGATTTTACTCTCTTGTATTTGTGGTCACCGCAGTGTTCAAGATCCTGGTAATTGCGGTTGCAAGCAAGCTTTTTCTTGAGGGTGATTCCTGCAAAGCCCCCGAAACCCGGAACACGGAAAAAGTGCCTCTGAAGACAGCGTTAAAACGAGCGTTTAAGAAAGAGTTCAGGGTCTTTCTGAAGATTGCAGGAGTTTACCTTCTGGCAACCACTATCATCTTTGTCCTTCAGGAGCACGGAGCTTTCGAGATATTCAGTGTGCTTCCCCTTGCCGAGTTATTTAAAATCCCCCCTGAGACAATAGTCCCCCTGACGAGTTACGTTGCAAGCCCCATACTAGGGATTTCACTTCTAGGACCCATGATCCATTCTGGAGAAATTACAAATGTGCAGGCAATGATCGTGCTTATGCTAGGTAGCATGTTCATGCTCCCCATCTTTGCTGTCCGCAGCCAGCTCCCGAGAAAAGTAGCTATTTTCGGGACACGCCTTGGGACCCAGATTGTTGCGTATTCTATGGCAATAAGCATGTTTGTAAGGCTCGTAGTTTTGTTATTATTGCTTGGCATGGCTTCCTGA
- a CDS encoding universal stress protein, with the protein MNSNIYRKILIATDGSEPVKKAVDTAIEIARLGEAKLYAVYVIAPGGLSLTHPRDVGWDKAMKEHLSTEGKEATAYVETRGKAANVEVEPVILEGNPAHEIVEFAEKNDIDLIVMGTHGRTGVKRFLLGSVAQNVVRHSRKAVLVVRETETE; encoded by the coding sequence ATGAATAGCAATATCTACAGGAAGATACTGATTGCAACCGATGGTTCGGAACCCGTCAAAAAAGCGGTTGATACGGCGATTGAGATCGCAAGACTGGGCGAGGCAAAGCTCTATGCTGTATACGTGATCGCACCCGGAGGGCTTTCCCTGACCCATCCGAGAGATGTGGGATGGGATAAAGCAATGAAAGAGCACCTCTCTACCGAAGGAAAGGAAGCAACAGCTTATGTCGAGACCAGAGGAAAAGCCGCGAATGTTGAAGTCGAACCCGTAATCCTTGAAGGGAATCCGGCGCATGAAATTGTCGAGTTTGCAGAAAAAAATGATATAGACCTTATCGTGATGGGGACACATGGCAGGACAGGAGTCAAGAGGTTTTTACTGGGAAGCGTGGCTCAGAATGTGGTAAGGCATTCCAGAAAGGCCGTACTTGTCGTAAGAGAGACTGAAACTGAATAA
- a CDS encoding 4Fe-4S dicluster domain-containing protein, with amino-acid sequence MKDLIIRPERCMSCHSCEIACVVSHSKSKNIFSAIREDPAPGKRISVELLPALGASMPVTCRHCKDASCVSVCPTKALTQDTDTEAVILNLERCVDCWTCSTVCTRFLSLYQLILATGCRNSSMLCNYKIIDSRTENGTVIKCDFCDGRELPACVEACPTHALAFAEVERR; translated from the coding sequence ATGAAAGACCTGATAATCCGGCCCGAGCGCTGCATGAGCTGCCATTCCTGCGAAATTGCCTGTGTTGTTTCACATTCAAAGAGCAAAAACATCTTTTCGGCAATAAGAGAAGACCCTGCCCCGGGAAAACGCATCTCTGTGGAGTTACTTCCTGCCCTTGGAGCCTCCATGCCGGTCACCTGCCGCCACTGCAAGGACGCATCCTGTGTTTCGGTTTGCCCCACAAAAGCCCTTACCCAGGACACAGATACGGAAGCGGTAATCCTCAATCTTGAGCGCTGCGTGGACTGCTGGACATGTTCGACCGTCTGCACCCGTTTTTTATCTCTGTACCAGTTAATTCTTGCTACAGGATGCAGGAACTCTTCCATGCTCTGCAATTACAAAATAATCGATAGCCGGACAGAAAACGGAACCGTAATAAAATGCGATTTCTGCGATGGCAGAGAACTCCCTGCCTGTGTGGAAGCCTGTCCCACCCATGCCCTTGCATTTGCGGAAGTGGAAAGGCGTTAA
- a CDS encoding transposase: MGYDGHKKIKGIKISVLVDLQGLPLSIIIVPANKNDSTLYIPTLKNFNIKRPIGRPVNRPSKVTADAMYDTAKIRKYNRRRGIKSNIPVNKRNRKKKKIGRPIKVDQEE; this comes from the coding sequence ATCGGCTACGATGGTCACAAAAAAATAAAAGGAATAAAAATAAGCGTTTTAGTAGATTTACAAGGTCTACCTCTTTCGATTATTATTGTTCCTGCAAATAAGAATGATTCTACACTTTATATACCGACACTTAAAAATTTCAATATAAAGAGACCTATAGGAAGGCCTGTTAACAGGCCTTCCAAAGTAACAGCTGATGCAATGTATGATACAGCTAAAATTAGAAAATATAACAGGAGAAGAGGAATAAAGTCCAATATACCAGTAAATAAAAGAAATCGGAAGAAAAAGAAGATAGGAAGACCAATAAAGGTAGATCAGGAAGAATAA
- a CDS encoding transposase: protein MSFREIDDVLWNSIEPYLPPQKPLTGRPRANMRKLMNGIFYVVMTGCTWKDVPKRYGSKSTVHRFHLYLCEHGIYQKIFNELLNKGYDLDKIDLSQCFTDTKDVPAKKGGISATMVTKK from the coding sequence ATGTCATTTCGTGAAATCGATGATGTTCTATGGAACTCCATAGAACCTTATCTTCCTCCACAGAAACCACTTACAGGAAGGCCGCGTGCAAATATGAGGAAGTTAATGAATGGTATTTTTTACGTTGTTATGACCGGTTGTACGTGGAAAGACGTTCCCAAGAGATATGGATCAAAGTCAACAGTTCATAGATTTCATCTATATCTGTGTGAACATGGTATCTATCAGAAGATTTTCAATGAACTTTTGAACAAAGGTTACGATTTGGATAAAATAGATCTTTCTCAATGCTTTACTGATACAAAGGATGTTCCGGCTAAAAAAGGGGGAATATCGGCTACGATGGTCACAAAAAAATAA
- a CDS encoding methytransferase partner Trm112 produces MKKDLMDILACPICKGDLILNVVEENEEEVISGTLYCPVCKEHYPVDEGIPNLLPPDLRN; encoded by the coding sequence GTGAAAAAAGATCTTATGGATATTCTGGCTTGCCCTATATGTAAGGGCGATCTGATTTTGAACGTTGTTGAAGAAAATGAAGAAGAGGTCATATCCGGAACCCTCTACTGCCCGGTATGTAAAGAGCATTATCCTGTAGATGAGGGGATTCCTAATTTGCTTCCTCCGGACCTCAGGAACTGA
- a CDS encoding DUF7524 family protein, translated as MEQIFQNVIINRQEINSIEFEKESIEIPLYPGEEETFEILITNHGSPTHIHLSVSEELKGQITFLRDNPYVLQKEYVSAVARIPQEGRVLTKGQIFITAGYGSKKKGFPVQLGKVEAKPQDLSKDEPGKWEEDTEEFISSRPSVSEPVKKTSRPRTGGGSGGILGGFKGGISSPGKRTRIGTGKNERFPLVLAFGGFLLLMCLFFLYFILPAGLQFNVSFIQALLFSILFVTCTTYILLNIMEEG; from the coding sequence TTGGAGCAGATATTCCAGAATGTTATCATTAACCGGCAGGAAATAAACTCTATAGAGTTTGAAAAAGAAAGCATTGAGATCCCTCTCTATCCCGGTGAAGAGGAGACTTTCGAAATCCTGATTACAAATCACGGATCTCCAACCCATATTCACCTTTCCGTTAGTGAAGAACTGAAAGGTCAGATCACTTTTTTGCGGGACAACCCCTATGTGCTCCAGAAGGAATACGTATCCGCAGTTGCAAGAATCCCGCAGGAAGGCAGGGTACTTACAAAAGGTCAGATCTTCATCACCGCAGGGTACGGTTCAAAAAAGAAAGGTTTTCCTGTCCAGCTCGGAAAGGTCGAGGCAAAGCCGCAGGATCTCTCAAAGGACGAGCCTGGGAAATGGGAAGAAGATACTGAAGAATTTATATCTTCAAGGCCTTCAGTGTCAGAGCCTGTAAAGAAAACCTCACGTCCGAGGACAGGAGGCGGTTCTGGCGGGATTCTGGGGGGCTTTAAAGGAGGGATTTCTTCTCCGGGAAAAAGGACCCGAATAGGTACGGGGAAGAACGAAAGATTTCCACTGGTCCTGGCTTTCGGAGGTTTTTTGCTGCTCATGTGCTTATTCTTCCTGTACTTCATCCTGCCAGCCGGACTCCAGTTCAATGTCAGTTTTATTCAGGCCCTTTTATTCTCAATCCTGTTTGTGACCTGTACCACTTACATCCTGCTAAACATCATGGAAGAAGGTTGA
- the pyrG gene encoding glutamine hydrolyzing CTP synthase, with protein sequence MKYIVVTGGVMSGLGKGITIASIGRNLKNKGYKVTAIKIDPYINIDAGTMSPYQHGEVFVLRDGGEVDLDLGNYERFLDTELTRDHNLTTGKVYQEVIAKERRGDYLGKTVQIIPHITNEIKNRIRKVAARSGADICLIEIGGTVGDIESMPFLEAVRQMHREEPSENIVFIHVTLVMEDLQGEQKTKPSQHSVKELRALGLSPEVIVTRSGTPLQESAKEKIALFCDVPQELVISAHDAADIYEVPLEIEEQGLTTQLMKHLKLESSVEDNGWREMVARMKSTTEEVKLAIVGKYTNLEDSYLSILEAVKHGGIDNGCKVEVNMVEAETLEEDPAEIEKLGQFDGILIPGGFGERGTEGKMLAIKFARENDIPFLGICLGMQLAVIEFARNVVNLENANSTEFDEDTPYPVIDILPEQTGVADMGGTMRLGDYDAILKEGSLATKLYETNYIVERHRHRYEVNPDFVDRLESFGIIFSGKNKNRMEIAEIPGKRFFFASQFHPEFRSRPGRPSPPFKGLVRAMCKYKKEKEGQ encoded by the coding sequence ATGAAATATATCGTAGTTACCGGTGGGGTGATGAGCGGGCTTGGGAAAGGCATTACCATCGCGTCCATCGGCAGAAATCTGAAAAATAAAGGTTATAAAGTTACGGCTATCAAGATTGACCCTTACATCAATATTGATGCAGGCACCATGAGCCCCTACCAGCACGGGGAAGTTTTTGTGCTCAGGGACGGTGGCGAAGTTGACCTGGATCTCGGAAACTACGAGAGGTTCCTTGACACGGAACTTACCCGAGACCACAACCTTACCACAGGTAAGGTTTACCAGGAAGTGATCGCCAAGGAGAGAAGAGGGGACTACCTCGGAAAGACTGTTCAGATTATCCCCCATATAACCAACGAGATCAAGAATAGGATAAGAAAGGTTGCAGCCAGGAGTGGGGCTGATATCTGTCTTATCGAGATCGGAGGGACTGTTGGAGACATTGAGAGTATGCCTTTCCTTGAAGCTGTCCGTCAGATGCACAGGGAAGAACCTTCCGAAAATATTGTCTTTATTCACGTCACCCTTGTTATGGAAGACCTCCAGGGCGAGCAAAAAACCAAACCTTCTCAGCATTCGGTGAAGGAACTCCGGGCTCTTGGTCTGAGCCCTGAAGTGATAGTTACGAGATCAGGGACTCCCCTTCAGGAAAGTGCCAAGGAAAAAATCGCCTTGTTCTGTGATGTGCCTCAGGAACTGGTTATCAGCGCTCATGATGCCGCTGATATTTATGAAGTGCCTCTTGAGATTGAAGAGCAGGGCCTGACCACCCAGCTCATGAAGCACCTGAAGCTGGAGTCCAGTGTAGAGGACAATGGATGGAGGGAAATGGTTGCAAGGATGAAGTCCACAACTGAAGAGGTCAAGCTGGCAATCGTGGGCAAATACACAAACCTTGAAGACTCTTACCTCAGTATCCTTGAAGCTGTCAAGCATGGAGGAATTGATAATGGTTGTAAGGTTGAAGTCAACATGGTTGAGGCTGAGACCCTGGAAGAAGACCCTGCAGAGATTGAGAAGCTAGGACAGTTTGACGGCATCCTGATTCCCGGAGGTTTTGGAGAACGCGGAACTGAAGGCAAGATGCTTGCAATCAAATTCGCCAGGGAAAATGATATCCCATTCCTCGGAATCTGCCTGGGCATGCAGCTTGCTGTGATCGAATTTGCCAGAAACGTCGTAAATCTTGAAAACGCAAACAGTACGGAGTTTGATGAAGACACTCCTTACCCGGTAATTGACATCCTCCCGGAGCAGACCGGAGTTGCGGATATGGGCGGCACCATGCGCCTTGGGGACTATGACGCTATCCTCAAAGAAGGTTCCCTTGCTACAAAACTCTACGAAACTAATTACATTGTCGAGCGCCATCGCCACAGGTATGAGGTGAACCCCGATTTCGTGGACAGGCTTGAATCCTTTGGCATAATCTTTTCCGGCAAAAACAAAAACAGAATGGAAATCGCCGAAATTCCCGGCAAACGTTTCTTCTTTGCCTCTCAGTTCCACCCCGAGTTCAGGTCAAGACCGGGCAGGCCGTCTCCCCCGTTCAAGGGCCTCGTCAGGGCAATGTGCAAATATAAAAAGGAAAAGGAAGGCCAGTAA